Genomic DNA from Chitinivibrionia bacterium:
GCCGAGCCTAAGTCCGAGCCCGAACCGGAACAAAAAACCAAAAAAGCGCAAGAGAAAATCGTGCAAAAAGAAGAGGAAAAAAATCACAATAACCACTATCCGCTTTTGTCGCACAAAGCAACCGTATATTTCATAAAACGCTACATTGAGGAGTTTTTCAGGCACAAAAATCCTTTTTCAATACTCGTAATTTCGGACAAAGTGCAAAGCAAAGACAGTATTTCATCGTTGAGCGACAGCATTTCCGATATTATAGCAAAAGGTTTTCGCTTCTTGGATATTTCGGGATTTATACATATCAGAGGAAAAGACATAGCGATAATAATTCTTCCGATGACCAAAAGCGACGGTTTAAAGGCTGTTTTGGCAAGATTAAACAAAAAAATAGACGAAAATCAGCAGACCTTAACCCATATAACAATTGAAGATAACGGCGAAAAAGACGCCAAAGCTTTAAGTTATGCAAATATTATGAAACAAATTTTGCGGGAACACGTTTAAAATGTATGTTAGTTGTTGTTGCAAACTCGTCGAACATAATCAATTATACTGCCGTCGCGCCTGTTTCTGTCGCTGAATTCGTGATAAAGCATCGGATTGCGCCTAATCAGAAACGCCCTCGTCGCTCTGTCGGTAAGCGACGCAAATTCTCCGTTTGAATGCTCGACGATTACCCATACTTCGCTGGTATTATTTTCGGAATGCCTTTCCGTTCCCGCAGGCATTTTTTGCACTCGACGAAAATACGAAAAGTCCTCGCACCTCGTCAGACGACGAAATCGCGGCGAGCCAAGTCCGTGCGTTCCATCGGCGATATAAAAATGCGTTCCGTCGGTAAAAGCAAAAATATCGCCTCGAAAAAGGCGCATTCTCCCACGCTCGTTATGATGTTCCAAGCGAAAATCCGGGTCGTTTATGTCGGTAGATTTTGCTATTACGGAAAGTATGAACGTGCTGTCAATAATATCGGGCGTGTTTTCGACAAATGCGCCGATACTCGAAAAACCGCCGACAGAAACTTGCGCCGAAGCTAAAAAAAACACCATAAAAATAAAGATTAAAGTCTTTGCTGTTTGCATAATTTTTTCCTTTTTTTATCCTAACCGAGCCGAAAAGCCTGCCGATTGCAATAAACCAATCGCTTTTTGCGCAATCGCTTCGTCGGCAAACGCAAACATAAAACTACCCGCGTCGCCCTCGCGAACTTTAAGCAATTCTATATCGCTGACGTTAATATTGTTATCTGCCAAAATTGTAAATATTTTCGCCAAAAAGCCCTTTTTATCTTCCGCTATAACGATTATTCTATACAATTTATTGACAAAGCCCTTTTGATTTTCAGTAAGTTGCGCGCGCACATTTGCAGCGTTATCAAATGCGCCTTCAAGCGTTCCTTTTTTCAAATTTTGTCGAAGTTCTTTCATTTCTTCAATAAAACAGTCCAAAATTTCGATGTTTGCGCCCTGATTTGTATTGTAAATATCGTGCCACATTTTATAAGGCGAAGAAGCTATTCGAGTAAGGGACTTAAAACCACCTGCGGCAAGGTCAAGCGTTCCGCATATTTTTTCATTGATTTTTTCAGCCGTATTAACCAAACCCACGGCTACAATATGAGGAACGTGGCTAACCATAGCTACCATTGCATCGTGTGTTTCGGGAGCGATAAATTTTACTTTACACTGCAAATATTTCTCTAAAAAATCACTAAGTTCTTCGGCGGCGCGCTTATCTTCGGAGTGCAAAACCCAAACCGCGTTCTGAAACAAAAACGGGTCGGCAAATTTTGCGCCGTGCTTTTCGCTTCCAGCCATTGGATGTCCGCCGACAAATTTAACATTTGCGGGCAAATATTTTTGAGCGGCGGCGACTATTTCTTT
This window encodes:
- a CDS encoding prephenate dehydrogenase/arogenate dehydrogenase family protein — encoded protein: MKEVKKIAIYSVGLLGASIGMSLKKSDFNGGIVGISAQKNIEDALSANAVDRGAHYDETANILADTDLLFLCSPIETIIETIKKISTMKLKDGMIITDVGSTKKEIVAAAQKYLPANVKFVGGHPMAGSEKHGAKFADPFLFQNAVWVLHSEDKRAAEELSDFLEKYLQCKVKFIAPETHDAMVAMVSHVPHIVAVGLVNTAEKINEKICGTLDLAAGGFKSLTRIASSPYKMWHDIYNTNQGANIEILDCFIEEMKELRQNLKKGTLEGAFDNAANVRAQLTENQKGFVNKLYRIIVIAEDKKGFLAKIFTILADNNINVSDIELLKVREGDAGSFMFAFADEAIAQKAIGLLQSAGFSARLG